In Candidatus Omnitrophota bacterium, the following are encoded in one genomic region:
- a CDS encoding permease, whose amino-acid sequence MKRKLYHFYKNLKRMLDALNSYVDLFRDSHTFRIAGEMALLFYSILPGLIVGLFLSTWLLAWNPIERIRNWPRSRSLFVVILMAAAGAVSPFCSYLAVPVAAVLVGGGVPPAPVMAFLCATPLMNPTLFAMTWSVFGWPMAAARALSALGFGILGGLLAYRFEERIRKFIQDRPAQALFCHSNHDGGASFAQRWRRAFWHTGWFVVKYVGLGIAIAAIVKEFIPITWVEAAVGRGYGRGVLVGSLLGIPLYACGGGTIPFIQVLMSMGMSPGAALAFFVAGPATKLPTLAAMKVTLGASMTACYVSLSIAWSLLAGMLFQFLIS is encoded by the coding sequence TTGAAAAGAAAATTATACCATTTTTACAAGAACCTCAAACGAATGCTAGATGCTCTAAACAGCTATGTCGATTTATTCCGCGATTCGCATACATTCCGCATCGCGGGAGAGATGGCTTTGTTGTTTTACTCCATTTTGCCCGGCTTGATTGTTGGACTCTTTTTATCGACCTGGCTGCTGGCGTGGAATCCCATCGAACGCATCCGAAATTGGCCGCGCTCGCGCAGCCTATTCGTTGTCATACTCATGGCCGCTGCCGGAGCCGTATCTCCCTTTTGCTCTTATTTGGCCGTTCCCGTTGCGGCCGTCTTGGTGGGGGGAGGCGTTCCTCCCGCGCCGGTGATGGCTTTCCTCTGCGCAACGCCGCTGATGAATCCAACGTTGTTCGCCATGACCTGGAGCGTATTCGGTTGGCCGATGGCCGCCGCCCGCGCTCTATCGGCGCTGGGATTCGGCATTCTCGGCGGACTCTTGGCTTATCGCTTTGAAGAGCGCATCCGAAAGTTCATCCAAGATCGTCCGGCGCAAGCCTTGTTCTGCCATTCGAATCATGACGGCGGCGCTTCTTTCGCCCAACGTTGGCGGCGTGCGTTCTGGCATACGGGATGGTTCGTAGTGAAATACGTTGGTCTGGGAATCGCCATCGCCGCCATCGTCAAGGAATTTATTCCGATAACGTGGGTGGAAGCGGCGGTGGGGCGCGGTTATGGGCGCGGCGTATTGGTAGGATCACTGCTTGGCATACCCCTCTACGCCTGCGGAGGCGGGACTATCCCCTTCATCCAAGTATTAATGAGCATGGGCATGTCCCCCGGCGCCGCTCTCGCGTTTTTCGTAGCAGGACCGGCGACGAAGTTGCCGACGCTGGCTGCTATGAAAGTGACGCTGGGCGCATCTATGACGGCGTGTTACGTTAGCCTGAGCATCGCATGGTCGTTGCTGGCGGGGATGCTTTTTCAGTTTTTAATTTCTTAA